One part of the Nymphaea colorata isolate Beijing-Zhang1983 chromosome 8, ASM883128v2, whole genome shotgun sequence genome encodes these proteins:
- the LOC116259303 gene encoding indole-3-acetic acid-amido synthetase GH3.2-like isoform X2, translated as MEKEGRLRLRPIGMEEEVEPLEFIEEMTSHVDEVQQMVLDDILSTNAYTEYLQRNGIFGGSIDRKTFKSKLPIIEYKDILPNIQRIPNSDPSPMFSAQPISELLVR; from the coding sequence atggagaaagaaGGGAGATTGAGGTTGAGGCCAATTGggatggaggaggaggtggagccGTTGGAGTTCATAGAAGAGATGACGAGTCATGTAGATGAGGTGCAACAGATGGTGCTGGATGACATCCTTTCCACCAACGCCTACACTGAGTACCTACAGAGGAATGGGATATTTGGAGGAAGTATAGACAGGAAAACCTTCAAGTCCAAGCTGCCAATCATTGAATACAAAGACATCCTACCCAACATACAGAGGATTCCAAACAGTGATCCTTCACCCATGTTCTCTGCCCAACCCATCTCCGAGTTACTAGTCag